CCCTCCCCGGTGGCTCGGCCCTGGCGGCCGGAGAGGCCCCTCCCCCCGAGGCCTACACGGTCGTAAGGCCCGCCGACAACCCGCTGGCGAAGAAGGGCGGCGCCGTGCCCGTCCCCACGATCACGTGGGAGAAGGTCACCGTGCGCCCCGACCACCCGCGCATGCTCTTCACCAAGGAGACCAAGGCGGCGCTGGCCGCCCGCATTGACCAGAGCCCGCTGCGGCCGAAGTTCCTCGAGGCCGTCGAGCAGGGCGAGCCCCTCGCCTGCGCCCTGATGTACCAGTTGACCGGCCGCGAGCGCTACGCCCGGTCGGCGATCCACAGCCTGCTGGCCGGCCGCATCACGTCGGGCACCATGTACCAGCCGATGAGCTACGTCTTCGACTGGACCTACGACGCGATGACCGATGAGGAGCGGCGCGAGGCCATCGAGCGGGTGTGGGCCACGGCCACGGTGGACCGCGCCTCGGGCTGGCCCCGCTGCTCGGCCTACTCGGGCTACCCCGAGGACCCGCTGCCGTCCGAGACCCGGCCCGACCAGTGGCCGCGCTTCTACAACTGGACCTTCCACGACCAGGACTGCGTGCGCCGCTACTCGCCGACCCTGGAGGCCGTGATCGCGCTCGCCGGGCACAAGCCCCGGGCGGCCGAGAGCGTGCGGCACTACTGGGAGTACTCGCTGAAGGACCTGGCCCTGTTCCTCGACTACCTGCGCGACGGCAGCTACTGGCAGGGCTACTACTGGTCGGTCACCACGCGGGCGGCCGAAATCCACCGCGCCTTCGCCCTCATGAGGTCCGCCACCGGCATTGACTACCTCGACCCCAAGGCCCACCCCTACCTGGCCAACCTGGGGCGCTGGATCCTCTACTGCTCCGACGTCGCCCGCCGGCGCGTGATCTACAACTACGGCGACGGCGAAATGGTCAACTTCGACACCACCCGCGTCTTCCCCGTGCTGGCCATGTCGGCCGACCTGTCGAAGGACCCGCGCGTCGAGTGGCTGGCCCGCCAGGTCCAGCCCGAGGGGGCCGACTGGTTCACCGAGTTCTTCTGCCACGACCCCGCGTTGCCCGCGGTCGGGCCGGGCGACCTGCCCCCCGCGCGCGCCTTCCCCGGCACGGGCCTGGCCGTGATGCGCACCGGCTGGAAGGGGCACGACGCGTGGGCCTCCACCCGCTTCTGCGACTGGTTCGACATGCACGGCCACCCCGACGCGGGCTCCTTCATCCTCTACTGCCAGAGCCCGCTCGCCCCCGACACCGGCTTCTACTGCCCCGGCAACTACCACGCCAACGGCTACTACACGCGCACCGTGGCCCACAACACCATCACCGTGCGCGACCCCGCCGCCAAGACCCCGCTCAACGACGGCTGCCAGCGCACCCGCGACAAGCGCACCTGGTCCTTCGCCATCGGCACCGACGCCTGGGTCTACAACCAGGACGAATTCGACCGGGCCAACCTCCTGGCCTTCGAGACCCAGGAACTCTACGACTACTGCGCCGGCGAGGCCACCAAGGCCTACCGCCCCGAAATGGTCAAGGAATTCGTCCGCCAGACCGTGCTCCTGCGCGACGGCTTCTTCCTGGTCTTCGACCGCGTCGAGTCGCCCCGCGCCGAGCTCGAGAAGCGCTGGCTCATGCACTTCGTCGGCGAGCCCGCGATTGACGGCCGCCTCGTGCGCGCCGAGGTCAAGGGCCACATCGAAGACTACGACGGCTCGGTGGCCGTCTCCCGCGGCAAGGAGCGCGGCGTGGTGCGCTGCCAGACCCTCCTCCCCGCACAGCGCGTGATCCGCAAGATCGGCGGCGCCCGGCCCAACATCCCCGTCTCCACCCTCTGCCGCGTGCCGCGCACCGTCCAGCGCATGGGCACCGGCAGCCGCTGGGAGTGGACCGACCCCCTCATCCTCTACTACAACGACCCCCTCACCGGCAAGAAGCTGGGCGCCATCTGCATCGGGCGCGAAACGCCCACCGAAGCCGAATACGAGATCAACGACAAGGAACTCTACCTCAAGCTGCACGCCTACGAACGCGGCAAGACCGACGAGTTCCGCTTCAAACTCGCCGACTACGAGACCCTGCTCGACCTGGCGCGCGACCTCGGCAAGCGCATCCAGTGGCACTCGGCCTTCCACTATCTGCCCGGCTACGAATACTACAACGAGGGCGTGAACTACGCCCCCTCCTACGGCTACCCCGCCTGGGAGAACCCCGCCATCAACGCGCCCGAGCTCATCGGCGCCGCCAACGACGCCGGCTCCTGGCGCATCGAGGTCTACCCCGCCCAGCAGGCCACCCGCGACTACTTCTTCCACGTCATGCGCATCCAGGCCAACGCCGAGGAGGACCCCGGCACGGTCACCCTGGCCCGCGACGAGGCCGGCCGCGCCGAGGCCAAGGTCGTGCTCGGCGGCCGCACTTACCTGGTCGCCTTCAACAAGACGGGCGACATCGGCGGCCACATCCGCATCACCGACGCGGCCGGCCAGGTGCTCGCCGACCGCGACTTCGCGAAGACGATCGAGCAGAAAGACTGACCCCTGGCGGGCGCGCCTCCCCGCGCCTGCGCCAAACCCTCACGCCCTCCCGAACGCCCCGCGACGTTCGGGAGGGCGTT
Above is a genomic segment from Planctomycetota bacterium containing:
- a CDS encoding heparinase II/III family protein, giving the protein MPLPRIAALVCALALPGGSALAAGEAPPPEAYTVVRPADNPLAKKGGAVPVPTITWEKVTVRPDHPRMLFTKETKAALAARIDQSPLRPKFLEAVEQGEPLACALMYQLTGRERYARSAIHSLLAGRITSGTMYQPMSYVFDWTYDAMTDEERREAIERVWATATVDRASGWPRCSAYSGYPEDPLPSETRPDQWPRFYNWTFHDQDCVRRYSPTLEAVIALAGHKPRAAESVRHYWEYSLKDLALFLDYLRDGSYWQGYYWSVTTRAAEIHRAFALMRSATGIDYLDPKAHPYLANLGRWILYCSDVARRRVIYNYGDGEMVNFDTTRVFPVLAMSADLSKDPRVEWLARQVQPEGADWFTEFFCHDPALPAVGPGDLPPARAFPGTGLAVMRTGWKGHDAWASTRFCDWFDMHGHPDAGSFILYCQSPLAPDTGFYCPGNYHANGYYTRTVAHNTITVRDPAAKTPLNDGCQRTRDKRTWSFAIGTDAWVYNQDEFDRANLLAFETQELYDYCAGEATKAYRPEMVKEFVRQTVLLRDGFFLVFDRVESPRAELEKRWLMHFVGEPAIDGRLVRAEVKGHIEDYDGSVAVSRGKERGVVRCQTLLPAQRVIRKIGGARPNIPVSTLCRVPRTVQRMGTGSRWEWTDPLILYYNDPLTGKKLGAICIGRETPTEAEYEINDKELYLKLHAYERGKTDEFRFKLADYETLLDLARDLGKRIQWHSAFHYLPGYEYYNEGVNYAPSYGYPAWENPAINAPELIGAANDAGSWRIEVYPAQQATRDYFFHVMRIQANAEEDPGTVTLARDEAGRAEAKVVLGGRTYLVAFNKTGDIGGHIRITDAAGQVLADRDFAKTIEQKD